The Balearica regulorum gibbericeps isolate bBalReg1 chromosome 5, bBalReg1.pri, whole genome shotgun sequence genome window below encodes:
- the LMO2 gene encoding rhombotin-2 isoform X1, translated as MGGGNPVNVIGGRRGNSAGEKASRADSLCGGSGGRSHHRHATKEQSLPMSSAIERKSLDPSEEPVDEVLQIPPSLLTCGGCQQNIGDRYFLKAIDQYWHEDCLSCDLCGCRLGEVGRRLYYKLGRKLCRRDYLRLFGQDGLCASCDKRIRAYEMTMRVKDKVYHLECFKCAACQKHFCVGDRYLLINSDIVCEQDIYEWTKINGMI; from the exons ATGGGAG GAGGAAATCCTGTGAATGTCATTGGGGGGCGGAGGGGGAACTCAGCTGGTGAAAAGGCTTCGAGAGCAGACAGCCTTtgcgggggcagcgggggcagaTCCCACCACAGGCACGCTACAAAGGAACAATCCCTGCCAATGTCATCGGCCATCGAGAGGAAAAGCCTCGATCCTTCCGA GGAGCCGGTGGATGAAGTCCTCCAAATCCCCCCTTCGCTGCTGACATGCGGCGGTTGCCAGCAGAACATCGGGGACCGCTATTTCCTGAAAGCCATCGATCAGTACTGGCACGAAGACTGCCTCAGCTGCGACCTGTGCGGGTGCAGGCTCGGAGAAGTGGGGAGACGGTTGTATTACAAACTGGGCAGAAAACTCTGCAGAAGGGACTATCTGAG gCTCTTTGGCCAAGATGGCCTCTGCGCCTCCTGCGACAAGCGAATCCGGGCTTACGAGATGACCATGCGAGTGAAGGACAAAGTGTATCACCTTGAATGCTTCAAATGTGCTGCCTGccagaaacatttctgtgttgGGGACAGATACCTCCTCATCAACTCGGACATAGTATGTGAACAGGACATCTACGAGTGGACTAAGATAAATGGAATGATCTAG
- the LMO2 gene encoding rhombotin-2 isoform X2: MGAGEKASRADSLCGGSGGRSHHRHATKEQSLPMSSAIERKSLDPSEEPVDEVLQIPPSLLTCGGCQQNIGDRYFLKAIDQYWHEDCLSCDLCGCRLGEVGRRLYYKLGRKLCRRDYLRLFGQDGLCASCDKRIRAYEMTMRVKDKVYHLECFKCAACQKHFCVGDRYLLINSDIVCEQDIYEWTKINGMI; encoded by the exons ATGGGAG CTGGTGAAAAGGCTTCGAGAGCAGACAGCCTTtgcgggggcagcgggggcagaTCCCACCACAGGCACGCTACAAAGGAACAATCCCTGCCAATGTCATCGGCCATCGAGAGGAAAAGCCTCGATCCTTCCGA GGAGCCGGTGGATGAAGTCCTCCAAATCCCCCCTTCGCTGCTGACATGCGGCGGTTGCCAGCAGAACATCGGGGACCGCTATTTCCTGAAAGCCATCGATCAGTACTGGCACGAAGACTGCCTCAGCTGCGACCTGTGCGGGTGCAGGCTCGGAGAAGTGGGGAGACGGTTGTATTACAAACTGGGCAGAAAACTCTGCAGAAGGGACTATCTGAG gCTCTTTGGCCAAGATGGCCTCTGCGCCTCCTGCGACAAGCGAATCCGGGCTTACGAGATGACCATGCGAGTGAAGGACAAAGTGTATCACCTTGAATGCTTCAAATGTGCTGCCTGccagaaacatttctgtgttgGGGACAGATACCTCCTCATCAACTCGGACATAGTATGTGAACAGGACATCTACGAGTGGACTAAGATAAATGGAATGATCTAG